The Malus domestica chromosome 13, GDT2T_hap1 genome includes a window with the following:
- the LOC103452816 gene encoding receptor-like protein kinase ANXUR1: MIYKSHILFPLVLLSLFSSNTVRVRSEGSGSESYILSCGSSSDGETDSDGRKWTTDSKYLVASNNTKTAKAEYQDPALPSKVPFTTARIMNSATSYKFSVPSSKRMLVRFQFYPSTYDSADSLNGVFEVTANGLTLLKNFSPFITALALTQYYIIREYSIVPAESGILNITFTPSPNRENTFAFVNSVEVIPMEEIFKPTDLIGFRGQTIDVQNSSLQTMYRLSVGGEYIPANKDSGLARTWWDDSPYLLNSAYGASYFDGAFLGVSIKAPENVTIGHTKDVPEYIAPLTVYKTARSMGPNPHFNEKYNLTWVFQVDANFTYVVRFHFCDFQNTLVNQRTFDIYLNNKTAEESADVIQWAGAIGIPVYKDYATHVNDRDGDDLLWVGLHPNVKTHPQYYDAILNGLEVFKVNDKHGNLAGSNPVPSKMLLKADAAARGILANTA, from the coding sequence ATGATCTACAAATCCCACATTTTGTTTCCTCTGGTTTTGTTATCCTTGTTCTCATCAAACACCGTTCGTGTTCGAAGCGAAGGCTCCGGCTCAGAGTCCTATATACTTTCCTGTGGCTCGTCTTCCGACGGGGAAACGGATTCTGATGGCCGGAAATGGACAACGGATTCCAAATACCTCGTCGCCTCCAACAATACGAAGACTGCGAAAGCCGAGTACCAAGACCCTGCCCTGCCATCCAAAGTCCCATTCACGACAGCACGAATCATGAACTCTGCAACATCATACAAGTTCTCTGTTCCATCAAGCAAACGCATGTTGGTCAGGTTCCAATTCTACCCATCCACGTACGACTCCGCCGATTCCTTGAACGGGGTTTTCGAAGTCACCGCCAACGGCCTCACCCTGCTTAAAAACTTCAGTCCTTTCATCACAGCGTTGGCCCTCACGCAGTACTACATCATAAGAGAGTACTCAATTGTCCCCGCCGAGTCCGGCATTCTCAATATCACGTTCACGCCGTCCCCGAATCGCGAAAATACGTTCGCTTTCGTGAACTCAGTGGAGGTGATCCCAATGGAGGAAATCTTCAAGCCGACCGACTTGATCGGCTTCCGAGGCCAAACTATCGACGTCCAAAACTCCTCCCTCCAGACAATGTACAGGTTAAGCGTCGGAGGGGAGTACATTCCCGCAAACAAGGATTCGGGACTCGCACGAACATGGTGGGACGACTCGCCATACCTACTAAATTCAGCTTACGGGGCCTCGTATTTCGACGGGGCATTTCTCGGGGTTTCGATCAAAGCTCCTGAAAATGTCACCATCGGACACACGAAGGACGTCCCCGAATATATTGCTCCTCTAACGGTGTACAAAACTGCGAGATCGATGGGGCCGAACCCTCACTTCAACGAGAAATACAACCTCACTTGGGTTTTTCAGGTGGACGCAAATTTCACCTACGTCGTTCGGTTCCATTTCTGCGACTTTCAAAACACACTGGTGAACCAGAGAACGTTCGATATATATCTCAACAATAAAACGGCGGAGGAGTCGGCGGATGTGATCCAGTGGGCCGGGGCAATCGGAATCCCGGTTTACAAGGATTATGCCACTCATGTGAACGACAGAGACGGTGATGATCTTCTTTGGGTGGGTTTGCATCCGAATGTGAAGACGCATCCGCAGTACTATGATGCCATACTCAATGGACTGGAGGTTTTTAAGGTTAATGACAAGCACGGGAACTTGGCGGGTTCAAATCCTGTGCCTTCAAAAATGCTTCTTAAGGCAGACGCTGCAGCCAGGGGTATACTGGCAAACACTGCCTAG